A genomic segment from Oncorhynchus clarkii lewisi isolate Uvic-CL-2024 chromosome 12, UVic_Ocla_1.0, whole genome shotgun sequence encodes:
- the LOC139423253 gene encoding alpha-ketoglutarate-dependent dioxygenase alkB homolog 6-like, translating to MEHPCSIFEDLERYVVKDAPPTVYYIPDFITEDEESQLLQQVYKAPKTKWTQLSNRRLQNWGGLPRPKGMLGEKLPDWLLKYCERISALGAFAGKTANHVLVNEYKPGEGIMPHEDGPLYHPTVTTISLGSHTLLDFYRPISAQELDEVPQTEESRYLLSLLVRPRSLLILQDDMYQRLLHGIQGTHHDSLTERVANLLAAGVLPGATLTRGTRVSLTVRHVPIVMRANLLLGRK from the exons ATGGAACACCCATGCAGTATTTTTGAGGATTTGGAACGATATGTCGTGAAAGAC GCTCCACCAACGGTTTACTACATTCCAGATTTCATAACAGAGGATGAGGAGTCTCAACTATTACAACAG GTGTATAAGGCACCAAAAACGAAATGGACACAGTTATCCAACAGAAGGCTCCAGAACTGGG GTGGGCTGCCTCGTCCGAAAGGGATGCTTGGAGAGAAGCTTCCTGATTGGCTCCTGAAGTACTGCGAGAGAATATCTGCTCTTGGTGCATTTGCTGGGAAGACTGCCAATCATGTGCTGGTGAATGAATACAAGCCAGGGGAGGGAATAATG cCCCATGAGGACGGGCCTCTGTACCATCCCACAGTGACGACCATTAGCCTGGGCTCCCACACATTGCTGGACTTCTACAGGCCCATTAGCGCCCAGGAG CTGGATGAGGTGCCACAGACTGAGGAGAGCCGCTACCTCCTGTCTCTGCTGGTGCGGCCGCGGAGCCTCCTCATCCTCCAGGACGACATGTACCAGCGCCTCCTCCACGGCATCCAGGGGACGCACCACGACTCTCTCACTGAAAGGGTGGCCAACCTGCTCGCTGCCGGGGTCCTGCCAGGGGCCACATTAACCCGAGGCACCAGGGTGTCCCTCACCGTGCGTCACGTGCCCATAGTCATGAGGGCCAATCTGCTCCTGGGCAGGAAATGA